From the Bacillota bacterium genome, one window contains:
- the rpiB gene encoding ribose 5-phosphate isomerase B: MMRIVIGSDHGGFDLKEDIKAYLAELGHECVDYGTHSKEPVDYPDFAFLVAEAVARGLFERGIIVDGAGVGSAMAANKVPGVRCAPCQDIYTARNSREHNDANVLALGDRVIGKGVAREIVKVWLATEFAGGRHLRRVEKIMEIERRFLSRGN; the protein is encoded by the coding sequence ATGATGAGGATAGTCATAGGCAGCGATCACGGAGGTTTCGACTTGAAGGAGGACATCAAGGCCTACCTGGCCGAGCTTGGCCACGAGTGCGTTGATTACGGAACACACAGCAAGGAGCCTGTGGATTACCCTGACTTCGCTTTCCTGGTGGCCGAAGCTGTGGCGAGGGGACTTTTCGAGCGAGGTATCATCGTTGACGGTGCGGGCGTAGGCTCCGCCATGGCGGCGAACAAGGTTCCGGGCGTGAGATGCGCTCCTTGCCAGGACATATACACCGCCAGGAACAGTCGTGAACACAATGACGCGAACGTTCTTGCCCTGGGCGACAGGGTCATAGGCAAGGGCGTGGCCAGGGAAATAGTGAAGGTGTGGCTCGCCACCGAATTTGCGGGGGGAAGGCACCTGCGCCGTGTGGAAAAGATCATGGAGATCGAGCGCAGGTTCCTTTCTCGGGGCAACTGA
- the eutM gene encoding ethanolamine utilization microcompartment protein EutM codes for MEALGMIETRGLVAMIEAADAMVKAANVRLVGWEKIGGGYVTVLVRGEVAACKSACEAGAAAAAKIGEVVSVHVIPRPHFDLEGKLPISLPETKKEKGQ; via the coding sequence ATGGAAGCTCTGGGAATGATTGAGACCAGAGGGCTCGTCGCGATGATAGAGGCCGCTGATGCCATGGTTAAGGCGGCCAATGTTAGGCTCGTAGGCTGGGAAAAGATCGGCGGCGGGTATGTGACTGTCCTGGTGAGGGGAGAAGTGGCGGCATGCAAGTCGGCCTGCGAGGCCGGTGCGGCGGCGGCCGCCAAGATCGGCGAGGTCGTGTCGGTGCATGTCATTCCGAGACCGCACTTCGATCTCGAGGGCAAGTTGCCCATTTCCCTGCCGGAGACGAAAAAGGAGAAGGGCCAGTAG
- a CDS encoding sugar-binding transcriptional regulator, whose amino-acid sequence MGIVDSDEFCGRVARLYYGDELTQAEIAELLGVSRSVVSRCLSRARARRLVQIEVFDPEEVCRERAEIIRQLFGLRHVVVVPNTEDNDDEEAKRAVSDAAALYLDSIVRDGSIIAVSWGTTMYEVAKRLIPRKLSGVKVVQLNGNARSSRTHENAATILMNFAQAYSAEAYSLPVPAVTHSKALSSQLLADPAISLAIDLARRAEIAVFSIGFPDARSILVESGYVTVQEIAELVARGAVGDVCSRYFGANGEIIDPDLDARTIGIGLSDLRDKAHSIGVAAGAHKARGIVGAARGGYVNTLIVDELAALEMMRLV is encoded by the coding sequence ATGGGCATAGTGGACAGCGACGAGTTTTGTGGGAGAGTGGCTCGGCTGTACTACGGGGACGAGCTCACCCAAGCCGAGATCGCCGAGTTGCTGGGCGTCTCGCGTTCGGTTGTATCTAGGTGTCTCTCTAGGGCTCGGGCTAGGCGCCTCGTCCAGATAGAGGTTTTTGATCCAGAGGAGGTCTGCAGGGAGAGGGCGGAGATAATCCGACAACTGTTCGGATTGCGTCATGTGGTAGTGGTGCCCAATACCGAGGACAATGACGATGAAGAAGCCAAGCGAGCCGTGAGCGACGCAGCAGCCTTGTACCTCGACAGCATCGTTCGTGACGGCAGCATAATAGCCGTCTCGTGGGGTACAACCATGTACGAAGTGGCGAAGCGCTTGATCCCCCGGAAGCTTTCGGGTGTAAAGGTCGTGCAATTGAACGGCAACGCACGCTCAAGCCGCACCCACGAGAACGCCGCGACCATCCTAATGAACTTCGCCCAGGCGTACTCTGCCGAGGCGTACTCGTTGCCCGTTCCAGCGGTCACACACAGCAAGGCCCTGTCCTCCCAACTCTTGGCGGATCCAGCTATCAGCCTTGCCATAGACCTGGCGAGACGCGCTGAGATCGCTGTCTTCAGCATAGGCTTCCCCGATGCGCGCTCGATCTTGGTGGAATCGGGCTATGTTACGGTTCAGGAGATAGCGGAGCTTGTTGCGCGTGGAGCTGTAGGGGACGTATGCTCCAGGTACTTCGGTGCCAATGGTGAGATCATTGACCCGGACCTTGACGCTCGTACGATAGGGATTGGCCTCTCCGATCTCCGGGACAAGGCACACTCCATCGGCGTCGCCGCAGGTGCCCACAAGGCCAGAGGCATTGTCGGTGCGGCGAGGGGCGGCTACGTGAACACGCTTATCGTGGATGAGCTTGCGGCCCTTGAGATGATGCGTCTCGTTTGA
- the glpK gene encoding glycerol kinase GlpK — protein MPWKAILAIDQGTTGSRAVVFDEEGNVRARAYKEIRQLFPHPGWVEHDPKEYVSSVKECVFAVLDRCGEDLHIEGVGITNQRETTIAWDKQTGEPICNAIVWQCRRTAPYCERLIAQGASATVLDKTGLPIDAYFSATKIRWILDNIPEAQSLVAQGRLAVGNVDSWLMWNLSGGRIHATDVSNASRTMLFNIYTREWDSDLLDLLDIPADILPSVYGSSHVFGEVSREWGALAGTPISGVAGDQQAALFGQTCFEAGMVKNTYGTALAVMMNTGANPVRSKSGLTTDLAWSVNGSTEYSLEGVVFIGGAAVQWLRDGLKIIKDASETEALARAVDDTGGVYFVPAFVGLCAPYWDMYARGTIVGLTRGTTAQHLARATLESIAYQTRDCVDAMARDLGQPVRSLRVDGGATKNEFLMQFQADILGIPVERAANMEMAAQGAAYLAGLASGVWKSRQEISRLWKCDKVFQPTMSESRREELYSGWQRAVGRAREWAPKS, from the coding sequence TTCCGCACCCCGGTTGGGTGGAGCACGACCCCAAGGAATACGTCTCATCTGTGAAAGAGTGTGTGTTCGCCGTGCTTGACAGGTGCGGTGAGGATCTGCATATTGAAGGGGTGGGCATCACTAACCAACGAGAGACTACCATCGCGTGGGATAAACAAACTGGTGAACCCATATGCAACGCTATTGTGTGGCAGTGCAGGCGCACGGCTCCGTATTGCGAGCGCTTGATTGCCCAAGGTGCTAGCGCGACTGTTCTGGATAAAACCGGTTTGCCGATAGATGCCTATTTCTCCGCGACGAAAATCCGGTGGATTCTGGACAACATTCCAGAGGCACAGAGCCTAGTCGCTCAAGGGCGCCTGGCCGTCGGCAACGTCGATTCGTGGCTCATGTGGAACTTGAGCGGAGGCCGGATACACGCAACCGATGTGTCAAACGCGTCGAGAACAATGCTATTCAACATCTACACACGCGAGTGGGACAGCGATCTGCTTGACCTCCTCGATATTCCAGCGGATATACTACCATCCGTGTACGGTTCAAGCCACGTTTTCGGTGAGGTGTCAAGGGAATGGGGGGCCTTGGCCGGTACCCCAATATCGGGGGTAGCGGGAGACCAGCAGGCAGCGCTCTTCGGCCAGACGTGCTTTGAGGCGGGAATGGTCAAGAACACCTACGGCACAGCGCTCGCTGTTATGATGAACACGGGGGCCAACCCAGTGAGATCGAAGAGCGGCTTGACGACCGACCTGGCATGGTCCGTCAACGGAAGCACCGAGTATTCGCTCGAAGGGGTCGTCTTCATCGGAGGCGCGGCTGTCCAATGGCTCAGAGACGGTCTGAAGATAATAAAGGACGCCTCTGAAACCGAAGCGCTGGCGCGAGCGGTCGACGACACCGGCGGGGTGTATTTCGTCCCCGCGTTCGTTGGACTTTGCGCCCCATATTGGGACATGTACGCCCGCGGAACCATAGTCGGCCTTACGAGAGGCACGACCGCGCAACACCTGGCGCGTGCGACCCTTGAGTCCATCGCTTACCAGACTCGAGATTGCGTGGACGCAATGGCGAGGGACCTGGGCCAGCCGGTGCGATCCTTGAGGGTCGACGGAGGGGCCACGAAGAACGAGTTCCTAATGCAGTTTCAGGCAGATATCCTCGGCATCCCCGTGGAAAGGGCAGCCAACATGGAGATGGCGGCCCAAGGGGCTGCCTATCTCGCGGGACTTGCCTCCGGGGTGTGGAAGTCGAGGCAAGAGATCTCGAGGCTATGGAAGTGCGACAAGGTTTTCCAGCCCACAATGTCGGAGTCTCGGCGCGAGGAACTGTACAGCGGATGGCAGCGTGCCGTGGGCAGAGCTCGGGAGTGGGCTCCGAAGTCATGA
- a CDS encoding acetaldehyde dehydrogenase (acetylating) produces MALDTDLESIQEARDAVRRAAEARVKLASFSQEQVDRIVAKMADAGRAHARALAKMAVEETGFGVYEDKVTKNLFASERVYEAIRDLRTVGVIRCDGSRKVAEIAEPAGVIVALVPSTNPTSTVIYKSLISLKSRNPIVFSPHPSACRCSCQAAQVMADAAAAAGAPRGAIQCLVHPTKQATDELMRHPDTALILATGGSAMVKAAYSAGKPAYGVGPGNVPAFIECTADIKRAVADIFSSKTFDNGTICASEQAIVTESVIEDKVLGEIKAQGGYLLTDSEAAALSKIVVTSGGGINPAIVGRSAVTIAKMAGLAVPDGTRVLVARLSGVGPQYPLSREKLSPILAFYVEPDWQAACERCIEILEFGGMGHTLVIHSRNPVVIREFAMKKPVFRILVNTPSSQGAIGATTGLEPALTLGCGTWGGSITADNVGPLHLVNVKRVAYGLDSEEAERLYEEMLVGAAGAEVTCRLPRPGVRPTAGEGTRWSGVGGGQSYGTAGQAQAAFAQRRPVPTIIGPAAAIDKPVTTPFSARDTGGGSSRSPGRGATELGGEPGVAYRAAGAASVTSTAAATEAGGGRGQVASDLPSSRQAHQTRLVTDEDIRAVVDRFLSELNREKGS; encoded by the coding sequence ATGGCGCTTGACACGGACCTTGAGTCGATTCAGGAGGCGCGAGACGCGGTTCGTCGTGCTGCCGAGGCCCGCGTGAAGCTGGCGTCTTTCTCTCAGGAGCAGGTTGACCGCATCGTCGCGAAAATGGCGGACGCGGGGCGTGCGCACGCGCGCGCCCTTGCGAAAATGGCGGTCGAAGAAACAGGTTTCGGGGTCTATGAAGACAAGGTCACAAAGAACCTCTTTGCGTCCGAACGCGTGTACGAGGCCATTCGCGATCTCCGTACAGTAGGTGTCATACGGTGCGACGGGTCCCGGAAGGTCGCGGAGATAGCCGAGCCTGCGGGCGTCATCGTCGCTCTTGTCCCGTCGACGAACCCTACGTCCACCGTAATATACAAGAGCCTGATAAGCCTCAAATCCCGGAATCCCATCGTATTCAGCCCGCACCCTTCGGCCTGCAGGTGCAGTTGTCAGGCGGCCCAGGTGATGGCCGACGCGGCCGCAGCGGCTGGCGCGCCCAGGGGGGCGATTCAGTGTCTCGTTCATCCGACGAAGCAGGCCACGGATGAACTCATGCGCCATCCAGACACGGCCTTGATCCTGGCCACCGGGGGATCGGCCATGGTGAAGGCGGCATACAGCGCGGGTAAGCCCGCTTACGGCGTCGGTCCCGGCAACGTGCCGGCGTTCATCGAGTGTACGGCCGACATAAAGAGGGCCGTCGCCGACATCTTCTCGAGCAAGACTTTCGATAACGGCACGATTTGCGCGTCCGAGCAGGCAATAGTGACCGAGTCGGTCATCGAGGACAAGGTCCTAGGAGAGATCAAAGCCCAGGGTGGGTACTTACTGACTGATTCAGAGGCCGCGGCGCTCTCAAAGATCGTGGTGACGTCAGGAGGCGGTATCAACCCGGCGATCGTCGGAAGAAGCGCGGTAACGATAGCCAAGATGGCAGGGCTTGCCGTGCCCGACGGGACGCGCGTTCTTGTTGCCCGGCTTTCCGGAGTGGGGCCTCAATACCCCCTTTCTAGAGAGAAGCTCAGTCCCATACTTGCCTTCTACGTCGAGCCTGACTGGCAGGCCGCTTGCGAACGATGCATCGAGATCCTGGAGTTCGGCGGCATGGGCCACACGTTGGTCATTCACTCGCGAAATCCGGTCGTCATTAGGGAATTCGCCATGAAGAAGCCAGTGTTCAGGATACTCGTCAACACTCCTTCCTCGCAAGGAGCCATCGGTGCGACGACCGGCCTCGAGCCCGCGTTGACGCTCGGTTGCGGAACGTGGGGCGGCAGCATCACTGCGGACAATGTCGGGCCGTTGCACCTTGTCAACGTGAAGCGCGTGGCGTACGGCCTCGACTCCGAGGAAGCCGAACGGCTTTATGAAGAGATGCTTGTAGGAGCTGCGGGCGCGGAGGTGACCTGCAGGCTTCCCAGGCCCGGCGTCCGTCCGACCGCCGGCGAAGGCACGCGCTGGTCAGGCGTTGGAGGTGGCCAATCATACGGAACTGCGGGGCAGGCGCAAGCGGCGTTCGCCCAGCGAAGGCCGGTTCCTACCATAATTGGACCAGCGGCTGCCATCGACAAGCCGGTGACCACTCCTTTCTCGGCTCGCGACACGGGTGGGGGCTCCAGCAGGAGCCCTGGAAGAGGAGCGACCGAACTTGGCGGAGAGCCCGGTGTGGCCTACCGCGCGGCGGGCGCTGCGAGCGTGACAAGCACGGCCGCTGCGACCGAGGCGGGAGGCGGACGAGGACAGGTAGCGAGCGACCTGCCTTCCAGCAGGCAAGCCCATCAAACCAGGCTTGTTACGGATGAAGACATCAGGGCGGTGGTCGACAGGTTCCTTTCTGAGTTGAATCGTGAGAAAGGGAGTTGA
- a CDS encoding BMC domain-containing protein, whose amino-acid sequence MVQDALGMVETKGLVGAIEAADAMVKAANVVLIGKEYIGGGYVTVMVRGDVGAVKAATDAGAAAAAKVGELVSVHVIPRPHTDVDAILPRV is encoded by the coding sequence GTGGTTCAGGACGCACTGGGGATGGTTGAGACCAAGGGCCTCGTGGGGGCCATCGAGGCGGCCGATGCGATGGTTAAGGCGGCAAACGTCGTGCTCATCGGCAAGGAGTACATCGGCGGCGGGTATGTAACGGTCATGGTCAGGGGCGACGTAGGCGCGGTGAAGGCTGCGACAGACGCGGGCGCAGCCGCTGCTGCGAAGGTTGGAGAGCTCGTGAGCGTGCACGTCATCCCGAGACCTCACACGGACGTCGACGCAATCCTTCCGAGGGTGTAA
- a CDS encoding phosphate propanoyltransferase — MDYGSIDDLIAKCVRELEARGFAVPGLQPLQPGPVPGPGGDPLFAQGRGDVERRRGELFVPVGVSNRHVHLCAQDFETLFGAESAKSGLSKLRDLSQPGQYVAKEMVALVGPKGSIPSVRVLGPLRSRTQVEISRTDGYILGISPPVRDSGDLDGSAPITLVGPAGAVNLKEGAIIATRHIHMRPQEASSWGLRDGDHVEVEVAGTRGLVFRGVLVRVREDFRLEMHVDTDEANAALLRNSDMVRVVGTGRVPR, encoded by the coding sequence ATGGACTACGGCTCGATTGACGACCTCATAGCAAAGTGTGTGAGGGAGCTTGAGGCGAGGGGCTTTGCCGTTCCCGGGCTACAGCCGCTACAGCCCGGACCGGTGCCCGGCCCAGGTGGTGATCCACTTTTCGCCCAAGGGCGTGGCGACGTAGAACGGCGACGAGGCGAGTTGTTCGTGCCGGTAGGTGTCTCAAACCGCCACGTGCATCTGTGTGCGCAAGATTTCGAGACGTTGTTCGGGGCTGAGAGCGCCAAGAGCGGCCTTTCCAAGCTACGAGATTTATCACAGCCAGGCCAGTATGTTGCGAAAGAGATGGTCGCCCTCGTCGGGCCTAAAGGGAGCATCCCGAGCGTGAGGGTCTTGGGCCCGTTACGGTCGAGAACCCAAGTGGAGATAAGCCGAACCGACGGGTACATATTAGGAATCTCTCCGCCGGTCCGTGACTCGGGCGACCTTGACGGATCGGCTCCCATAACCCTAGTTGGCCCGGCCGGTGCTGTGAACCTTAAAGAAGGCGCGATCATCGCGACTCGCCACATCCATATGAGGCCACAAGAGGCGTCTTCGTGGGGCCTCCGGGATGGCGACCACGTGGAGGTGGAGGTTGCGGGGACGCGGGGCCTGGTGTTCAGGGGCGTGCTGGTGAGGGTGAGGGAAGACTTTCGGCTCGAGATGCACGTCGATACCGACGAGGCCAACGCGGCGCTTCTGCGAAACAGCGACATGGTCAGGGTCGTCGGGACGGGCCGGGTGCCAAGATAG
- a CDS encoding electron transport complex protein RnfC: MRDIIQAIKDAGVVGAGGAGFPTHVKLSATVDTVIANGAECEPLLEADLAVMALEPVKVLEGLKIAMAATGATRGYVAVKKKRESVLRAMTELVQGEEGIEVFALDDVYPIGDEHVLVHEVTGRYVPEGGLPLEAGVVVSNVTTLASVADAAKGRPMISRYVTVAGAVARPITARLPIGTSVADAIALAGGPQTERYRVIMGGPIMGKLAPDTSAVVTKVTGGIIVLPADHPQVKMRESDIGTIIRQAKAACCQCMSCTETCPRHLLGHRIAPHLIMRAVSMSPGAPPDAVASAWLCSECAVCATVSCPSGLSPVRVNQALKASMARKGLRNPYHEKGIVSHPLRGARRVPSSRVITRAGVGSYAARPGTSYAEAGRTAHYSAGTECLSEAFEPDRVIIPLLQHAGAPAMPCVKVGDEVRKGQPIAEIPEGKLGARVHASISGLVSDIGNAITIVAGRRG, encoded by the coding sequence GTGAGGGACATCATACAGGCGATAAAGGATGCGGGCGTCGTGGGCGCTGGTGGTGCGGGGTTTCCGACCCACGTTAAGCTGTCCGCGACCGTCGACACGGTGATTGCGAACGGCGCCGAGTGTGAGCCGCTGCTGGAGGCGGACCTCGCGGTGATGGCGCTCGAGCCCGTGAAGGTGTTGGAGGGGCTCAAGATCGCCATGGCTGCCACCGGTGCCACCAGAGGGTACGTGGCGGTCAAGAAAAAACGCGAGAGCGTGCTTCGGGCGATGACCGAGCTCGTCCAGGGGGAAGAAGGAATAGAGGTATTCGCCCTCGATGATGTGTACCCCATCGGCGACGAGCACGTGCTCGTACACGAAGTTACGGGCCGCTACGTCCCGGAAGGGGGCCTGCCTCTTGAAGCTGGCGTCGTGGTGAGCAACGTGACCACCCTGGCGAGCGTGGCTGACGCGGCCAAGGGCCGTCCGATGATCTCGCGCTACGTAACCGTGGCGGGGGCTGTTGCCCGGCCGATCACGGCAAGGCTCCCCATAGGTACCTCAGTTGCTGACGCGATCGCGCTTGCCGGAGGGCCCCAGACCGAACGGTACAGGGTCATCATGGGCGGGCCGATCATGGGCAAGCTTGCGCCCGACACGTCGGCCGTGGTGACGAAGGTTACCGGCGGCATCATTGTGCTTCCTGCGGACCATCCGCAGGTAAAGATGAGAGAGAGCGACATCGGCACCATTATACGGCAGGCCAAGGCCGCTTGCTGCCAGTGCATGAGCTGCACCGAGACGTGCCCGCGGCACCTTCTTGGGCACAGGATAGCGCCGCATCTTATCATGCGAGCAGTGAGCATGAGCCCTGGGGCGCCACCGGACGCGGTCGCCAGCGCTTGGTTGTGCTCCGAGTGCGCGGTGTGCGCCACGGTAAGCTGTCCTTCGGGTCTTTCGCCGGTCAGGGTGAATCAAGCTCTCAAGGCGTCCATGGCCAGGAAGGGTCTGAGGAATCCGTACCACGAGAAGGGGATCGTTTCGCATCCGCTGCGAGGGGCCAGGCGAGTGCCTTCGTCGAGGGTGATAACGAGGGCGGGCGTCGGTTCTTACGCGGCACGCCCAGGGACGAGTTATGCCGAAGCCGGCCGGACTGCCCATTATAGCGCAGGCACAGAATGCCTGTCCGAGGCGTTTGAGCCCGACAGGGTGATCATCCCCTTGCTTCAGCATGCGGGCGCTCCCGCGATGCCGTGTGTCAAGGTCGGAGATGAGGTGCGCAAGGGGCAACCCATCGCAGAGATCCCCGAGGGCAAACTTGGGGCGAGAGTCCACGCGAGTATTTCCGGGCTGGTCAGCGATATCGGCAACGCCATAACGATCGTGGCCGGGAGGCGCGGATGA
- a CDS encoding BMC domain-containing protein encodes MGLAIGLVEFANVTKGIEGTDAMVKAADVELLLARPTCPGKFTTLVSGDVGAVKSSIAAGTAVGAESVVDEFVLPNVHPGVFPAITATSDVREVKALGVIETFTVASAIVAADAALKAAAVEAIELRLAIGLGGKCFVTLTGDVGAVQAAVSAGSADASAKGLLVSRVVIPSPAKELVAALL; translated from the coding sequence GTGGGTCTAGCGATAGGTCTCGTGGAATTCGCCAATGTGACCAAAGGCATAGAAGGAACCGACGCCATGGTCAAAGCGGCCGACGTCGAGCTCTTGCTGGCGCGGCCCACCTGTCCCGGAAAGTTCACCACCCTTGTATCCGGGGACGTGGGCGCGGTGAAAAGCTCGATCGCGGCGGGGACTGCCGTCGGCGCCGAATCGGTAGTGGACGAGTTCGTCCTGCCAAACGTGCATCCAGGCGTGTTTCCCGCCATAACCGCGACGTCCGACGTGCGGGAGGTGAAGGCGCTCGGCGTAATCGAGACCTTCACGGTCGCATCCGCCATAGTCGCGGCTGACGCTGCTCTCAAAGCTGCGGCGGTTGAGGCCATCGAGTTGAGGCTCGCCATCGGGCTTGGCGGCAAGTGCTTCGTCACCCTTACGGGAGACGTGGGCGCGGTGCAGGCAGCAGTGAGCGCGGGCAGCGCCGATGCAAGTGCGAAAGGGCTTTTGGTCTCTCGCGTGGTGATCCCGTCGCCGGCGAAGGAGCTCGTCGCGGCTCTGCTGTGA
- a CDS encoding sugar-binding transcriptional regulator → MSNLSRLRELVRVAKLYYEENLSEQEIALSCGTSRSSVSRMLAEARRRGIVTISFTSFNREGSAEAKGLRLTYGLKDVVLIPKIGSGSEARLKERLGAAAAAYIAEVIQPGQMVGVSWGTTLLEVALKLRARRVPGVSVVQLNGSVGQGGASYLGAQVLEMIAGKLGAKAVLFPAPAIVGDPALSEALMKDVSITEALEAARGCDVAIFTVGVVDPACVLVAAGYLTANDMRRLQTYGAVGDICSRFFDSQGRICDPELDRRTLGLCLSDLAAIPLKILVAGGRQKLAGILGALRAGYADVLITDEMTASGLEELTKNGMLTPTDVQANAELDGDLLRGGGTSRWA, encoded by the coding sequence TTGAGCAATCTCTCGCGTCTCCGCGAACTCGTCCGCGTGGCGAAGCTGTACTACGAGGAGAATTTGTCCGAACAGGAGATCGCCTTGTCTTGTGGGACGTCACGGTCCAGCGTGTCGCGAATGCTTGCGGAAGCCAGGCGCAGGGGGATCGTTACGATATCGTTTACGAGCTTCAATCGCGAAGGCTCCGCTGAGGCCAAAGGATTGCGACTGACATACGGTCTCAAAGACGTGGTTCTCATTCCCAAGATCGGCAGTGGTTCGGAGGCAAGACTCAAGGAAAGACTCGGTGCTGCCGCTGCGGCCTACATCGCCGAGGTGATTCAGCCCGGTCAAATGGTGGGCGTCTCTTGGGGGACCACGCTGCTCGAGGTGGCACTGAAGCTTAGAGCTCGCAGAGTACCTGGAGTCTCGGTGGTACAGCTCAACGGTAGTGTTGGCCAGGGCGGAGCTTCATATCTGGGAGCGCAGGTGCTTGAGATGATCGCTGGCAAGCTCGGTGCCAAAGCAGTCTTGTTTCCCGCACCGGCCATTGTTGGAGACCCGGCCCTCAGCGAAGCTCTCATGAAGGATGTGTCTATCACTGAGGCGCTCGAAGCCGCACGAGGGTGCGACGTGGCTATCTTCACCGTGGGTGTTGTGGACCCCGCGTGCGTGCTGGTGGCGGCAGGTTACCTTACGGCGAACGACATGAGGCGTCTACAGACCTACGGGGCGGTGGGGGACATTTGTTCCCGGTTCTTCGACAGCCAAGGCAGGATCTGCGATCCGGAGCTTGATAGACGAACGCTGGGCCTTTGCCTCTCGGACCTTGCGGCGATTCCTCTCAAGATCCTTGTTGCCGGCGGGAGACAAAAGCTAGCCGGTATCCTCGGGGCCCTTCGTGCTGGCTACGCTGATGTCCTGATCACGGATGAGATGACGGCTTCCGGTCTTGAGGAGCTGACCAAAAACGGAATGCTCACGCCGACGGACGTCCAGGCGAACGCAGAGCTTGATGGTGACTTACTCCGCGGCGGAGGGACTTCGCGATGGGCATAG
- a CDS encoding EutN/CcmL family microcompartment protein, with protein MIACRVVGTVVCTRKDEKLVGSKLQVVEPISLADQSPDGKPLVAIDTVGAGEGEIVLVVSGSSARQTSRTQNTPVDAVIMAIVDSIEMGGKIVYRKSQVDES; from the coding sequence TTGATCGCCTGCAGAGTGGTGGGCACCGTGGTTTGCACGAGAAAAGACGAGAAACTCGTCGGTTCGAAGCTCCAAGTCGTTGAGCCCATATCCCTGGCCGACCAGTCCCCGGATGGGAAACCACTCGTAGCGATAGATACAGTCGGAGCGGGCGAGGGCGAGATCGTGCTCGTCGTGAGCGGAAGCTCGGCCCGCCAGACGTCCAGGACACAGAACACGCCGGTAGACGCGGTCATAATGGCGATCGTGGACTCCATCGAGATGGGCGGCAAGATCGTCTACCGAAAGAGCCAAGTCGACGAGAGCTGA
- a CDS encoding sugar-binding transcriptional regulator has protein sequence MDGDDRAQVNAAHDDAKLLIQIARMYYEYGLDQQEIAERVGLSRSRISRMLTRAREAGIVQVTIADPFREESLLAQELQTKYGLKKAIVCPVPRSSRAPLAWHLAQAAARFLREIVRDGAVIGVCGGTTMLQVARALRPLRRKDVSVVQLEGTLSGEGEALIHGNEIAVLFARAFAATPFFLNVPAIVAHEEVKEALLAERNVAKVLEMGKSASIAVFSIGHPDRSSLLVQAGYFSPEEMDSLVAAGAVGDLCSRFFSEDGSICDESLNTRTIGLELQDFTRKDFAVAVAGGPQKVAGIRGALRGRFANVLVTDESTAQQLLEV, from the coding sequence ATGGACGGCGATGACCGTGCACAAGTGAATGCTGCTCACGACGACGCCAAACTCCTCATTCAAATAGCGCGAATGTACTACGAATACGGACTCGACCAGCAGGAGATCGCGGAGCGCGTCGGCCTATCACGTAGTCGTATCTCGAGAATGCTGACGAGAGCGAGAGAGGCAGGCATTGTACAGGTTACCATTGCGGACCCGTTCAGGGAGGAATCCCTGCTCGCCCAAGAGCTTCAGACGAAGTACGGGTTGAAGAAGGCTATCGTCTGCCCTGTCCCCCGTTCGAGCCGGGCCCCATTGGCTTGGCACCTGGCCCAGGCTGCCGCCAGGTTTCTGAGAGAGATCGTCCGGGACGGCGCGGTCATCGGTGTGTGTGGTGGGACTACAATGCTGCAAGTGGCCCGGGCGCTGCGGCCGCTAAGACGAAAAGACGTAAGCGTTGTCCAGCTCGAAGGAACGCTGTCGGGAGAAGGAGAGGCGCTTATCCACGGCAACGAGATAGCTGTCCTGTTCGCCAGGGCCTTCGCGGCCACCCCCTTTTTCCTAAATGTGCCGGCCATTGTTGCTCACGAAGAAGTGAAAGAGGCGCTCCTGGCCGAGCGGAATGTCGCGAAGGTTCTTGAGATGGGCAAGTCGGCTTCGATCGCGGTTTTCTCCATCGGGCATCCCGACAGATCCTCTCTGCTCGTCCAGGCAGGTTACTTCTCTCCAGAGGAGATGGATTCACTGGTGGCCGCGGGTGCTGTCGGAGACCTGTGTTCCCGGTTCTTTTCCGAGGACGGGTCCATTTGCGACGAGTCGTTAAACACGAGAACGATCGGTTTGGAGCTCCAGGACTTTACGCGGAAGGACTTTGCCGTGGCGGTGGCGGGCGGCCCGCAGAAGGTCGCGGGAATAAGGGGGGCTTTGCGCGGCCGGTTCGCAAACGTGCTCGTCACTGACGAGTCAACGGCGCAACAACTGCTCGAGGTGTAG